CCGATCTTTTCTCTATAATTTCTGCTAGTGTACTTATATaatgagcaaaaaaaaagaaagagccTCGTTTACAATGTTtaaaatggcttttatagcctagaAAAGCAAATAAACTCTTCTATTGGTTGCTATCTGTTTGCTTCCTGTTACAGGTGTTGTTGCGGATATCTCGGAAGCACAAGGCGGGATAAAGAAGGACTATTGGTAGCGCTCGTCTCGGAGGTGCAGTGGATGGTGGAGGCACGTTGGGATGAGGGTATTTGGGGTGAATTTTGCTTTGGTTTTGGGCTTTTTTGGGTTATAGGATTGGGCTAGTGGTTAATGGGTTTGATTAGTGGGCTAGGCAAAGAAAATTGGTCCAACAAAGTGTATATCTGTCAACCCTAAATTAACAGTTACGATGTGATTTGAGGTTTAAAAATTATGTCTCATGCTATTTTGGTAAAAAAGAAACAtactatttaaataaataattattttgtatattattccAAAAAAAAGTCATTAGTTGATTTATATTTAACCCATACTATATTAATTTTCTACAGTTTtcacatttaataaaattaatgtgTTTCCTATTAATATACATTTTATTTGACTGAATATTCAATGTAGATGATGAAGGATAATATATAATAAAGGAGTTTGTATGTATAAATAGCTTTTCTAGAATTGTAATTTAATATAGATGATGATAAGTTTAAAAATGAGTGTTGCCAGAATATTACAATAAATAATATTGGTGTCCAAGTGGACAAACTTTGGTCTTCCTCCTATCCATCCTTCATACTTATCATCCAACGGTTTACAACCTTCCACGCTGTTCACCCACGTATCTCCTCTAGCTGTTCACCAACATTCTCTTCTCTCATTCGTTAGTCCACTTTAAAAGGGCAAAACCGTCCCAACATTACTTCCAATCCGCTCTTTCCCAAAATCACCCTCAAAAGTGAGCTTACCTGTAAATTCAGtaatattgaattatatccaaTCTAATATTTCATTCATTATTAATTTATGGATAATtggattaatataaatttaaaaaattgagaattaatataattaaatattaattatgattttttttaagttttagatTTTAGATTTCGCATTTcgcatttatatatatttaataattataaataatatttatttttatatgtattttaatgtttatcaGTGAGGATATGTCATAATGATAAATGAGATTTATACATTAACCTTGCATAGaatattctttcaaaaaaaatatattataattaatttcaaGTAACATTATAATTAATTTCAAGTAACATTACTATGAATTTATGTATTTAGTATTagcttaaatttaaaatattaacacTATCCTAGAATGCGATAAGATATAAAATgttttcttattcaatttaaGATGATGTTAACTGTAATTCAATTACATAGCGACGATCCAGCAAGACCGCTTCCATCCGAACAGTACAGATTTTACTTACGTGGCCAAACCTAAATGGACAAATGCTGATTTTGAGATTTATAGGAGAAGGGAGGGAGATATTTAGCGGATCAAAAATATCTGGTTAACTCGTCCACGTGGGCACCACCGCTAGACCGATCTGGAATCAGATATTGCACTTTTCCTTTTCTCTTCCgtttcctttattttccttctaccCTCTAAAATGTAAAAAACCAAAGTTTTTTTCTTACTTCCCAAACAGCCCCCGATTTCAACGCAAATATTTGAAAATCTCTACAGTTTTTACTCTTTCATTTCCGATCCAAACGATCATCTCTGAAAAAgtcatttcttattatttttaaatccCTATTTTCAAGGCCAAAAGCATTAAATATGGGTCAAGAAGTGAAGATGAGTGACTTTGAAGCTAACGGCGGAGACGATGAAGAAGCAACCGCAAACGCCATTACCACCATCGTTGATGACGACGATGACGATGTCGAAGAAAGAGTTATCGAGTGGGAGATGGGATTACCTAACTGCGATGATTTAACTCCATTATCCCAATCCTTAATCCCGCCGGAACTTGCCTCCGCTTTCAGCATCTCGCCGGAGCCTCGTCGGACCGTAGTTGATGTCAACCGCGCTTCTCGCAGTACTCTCTCTTCTCTCCGCTCTACCGGGGCCCACTCCTCAACCACCAATAACAATAACAGTAATAGCAATTTCCGTGATACGATAGTCGTTGAAGCGGAAGGATATGGGTCGGGGTCGGGCTCCGGATCTGACCCGAAGAAGATGAGGAAGATGGATATTGCAGAGGAAGCGGATTCAGCGGTTAGGACGACGGAGAACTCGGACGATCCGTCTGGGAGGACATTGAAACGACCGCGTTTAGTGTGGACGCCGCAGCTGCACAAGAGATTCGTTGATGTGGTGGCTCATCTAGGGATAAAAAGCGCGTTTCCCAAAACAATCATGCAGTTAATGAACGTGGAAGGCTTGACCCGCGAGAACGTTGCCAGTCATTTGCAAAAATATCGGCTTTACTTGAAGAGAATGCAAGGGTTAAGCAACGAAGGCCCTTCAGCTTCCGATCAGCTTTTTGCATCAACACCGGTGCCGCAGAGTCTTCACGAGACTGGAAGTGGTGGCGGTGGTGGAGGAGGAAGTGGTGGTGGTGGTGCCAATGGGAATGGGAATGGGCATTTGGGCATGGCTATACCGATGTCTTATGGGGCACCAATGATGCCGGTCCCGATGCCGATGTATGGACATGTGGGGATGCATCAAGGATTGTATCATCAACAAAGACAATATCATCATCAGAATGGGTACGAAGCGAACTCCTATGGGATGATGCAGCAGAGAGACTGGTCTGATGGGAATAGATATGGTTCccaatgataaattaaattagcTAGATTTTTGTACCAAGGTCagtctttttctttcatttatcaTGCCTGTTACAATTTTTGGTTATCAAAGGAACTTCCTTTTGCTGAGAATTGAATTGTAGCATGCTAATTTGCTTCAAAACCTTTGTTTTAGATCTTTGCTTGGGTGTTTTGGGGTTGGAATGGAATCGAAGCTGggttatttttcttcttttactaGGAATAGATGTGACAATATGATTTAAACAGGAATATGAGGCAATAATTTCATAGTTGTATTCTTTTTGACAGAGAAGGAATCACTTTTTTGTTCTTAGGCTTGATTATGACTGATGCCTATTCTCATTCTGCATATATCTAGTTCATTGTCCTGATACTGACTTAATTGGTAAGCAATTCCTTTTCACTAGAAGAATAGACCTTTTTCTTGGTAGTTTTGTTTGTAATCGAGCTTGTACGTAGCTCAGCACTATGTTTGAGATATTGGATTCTGACTTTGTGCTGCTCTGCAGTGCTTTTGGTATTTCTGAGTTAATGTTATACACTTGTATCAATGTACTTTAGAACCCCAACTGTCTGTTTCATTTACTTGTTGAATTGCAAACTTTATCCAACCCTTTTTATGCTTTTCACCTACAATGGCTTCCAtcttccttattttctttctccaaGCTTTCGGCTGACGGTATTAGTTCATGTAGCTCGACTGGTGAAGTGGTTTTGCACTTGGTTGCTCCTCGCTATACTGGTGATAAAACCGTATTTTTCCCAGTTActttagaaaagaaagaaaactgtTTCAAGGGCTTTGATTTGATATTTCACATGCTTGCTGACTGTTAATGTTCTTTGTTTCAAGGATTTCAATTAACtcatagtattattattattgttttgtaGGTTCAGAAAATTTTGATCAACTTGGTGTTCACTTGAATGAACTTGTGAAAGAGATAAACAAACCTCTCTCACTGGATAGCAGAAAGAAGTTGCTGTCTGTGCACATATTTCAGCTTCTATCTCCCTCTATTTACTTGATAGCAGCAGCAGGAAGCACCCCCAGAAGTTCACTCATCTTCTACCTTAGATTAGGTCAAGTTCCTAAAATTTTACGTTCTTgttaattttattcataattatcATTAACTTGTATCAAACTTTCTTTATTTTCGGCCATTAAAcaaaatgcaaataaaaaaaaagctaaGCGAAAGTCCACCACTTATCATCAATTTTGCTTGTTATTGGATTGCTTATGGCCATTTTGTCCCGTTTCCTTTTAGTGAACTTTTTATCCTTTATCCATTGGCAATGGCAGCCAAGTGTGCCATTtattcttcatcttcaaattATAGTTATGTTTCTCCACAGTATAATTTACTTGGTGAATGGTTGATTACATAATCATCTTTAACTATTTCGTAGAAAGTCGTGAATACATACAAAAAGCATGAGTTATTGGGCAAGTAATGATatcttaaaatttctatttttggaaaTTTCTGTTGTAATTTCGGCAGGAGCCACATGCTGATACGCTGCATTTATATTGGTGGAGAAGAACTGGGTTGTCAGAAAACTGAGGTTTGGATAAGGGGTAAGTGTAATAATAGCCATTTCAAGTGagggaagaaattgagaaatccAAGTCGGCTACTTTATTCTCAGTGCTACTTTATTCCAGTGTACAAGCACCTTTAGAGTCTCAAGGGAAGCATCCTTAACctgaaaataatataatgagaatgAGTGGAGAATCTTGTGGGTGGCCTCACACATTGCTCTGCTTATATATTCTTTTTCAAAGCATTAAAAGATTGCAAATCTTGAATGGGCAAATGTAAGAAAATGGTTGGTAAATATGAGGGTCTGATTCATTCTAAAGATATCCCGCTTGTAATTTTATTTAACCCACATTTTCCTTAAAATTGCAACTATCTtggaaaattttctcttttcccacCTGAAACAATGTTAAATAAATTTCCCTCCAAAAATGAACCAGTCAATTCTCCTATTTTTGTagtaaattgaaataataaattttacttttcGTTTTGGTGCCACTATAATCGGTGCATTTCAGTCCACAATGGTTAGTATTAGTGTGTAcaagatattattattttaaattaatctatatctttttatcttaattatcttttatttttataattatatttgaaattaaaatataatcatttaataagtaattaataatttcatataaatataattatatgcaattgatatatatatatatatataatattcacatatttatataatactAGTATCTAATATCCAATGCGTTGCATGTGATTTTACatacttaatttttaattattgttactTATAGTGataatttctcttaatttttaaataatatacaatttttaattattgttactTATAGTGataatttctcttaatttttaaataatatacaaatttgaaactatataagaaattaaaatataatattaatttgaaaaaatagaaaaaagggtAAAACGACAtgcaataattataataatagttcaTCATAAATAGGAAAgatatttaaactaaattaataaacacatttaacaataataatttaaaaataattgctGAAATTCGACTttagtttcaaaatatttttcactTGCACCAAACAAATAACAAATAGATAAAAAAAGGGTTTTAAGAGTGCTTGCTTCAAACAATATAAAAAACTTgtatagaaaaatttaaaaaatagtatcATAACATTATATTACTtcatcatcaattaaaataatcttCTGTCGCTCTCTAGTGCCATTGTCGATATTGCCTCTTCGAATaatcattgttttaatttttcacCGGTAATTTTTCTTAGATGTTACTTGAATGAATATGTCTAACTAGTGAATGCGATTTATAAacctaaacttaaattttaattggtatataactataatattaattaagtgataattagtATGTTTAGAGTTTTATTctagtaataactctattttactcTATTCAAGTAAAACATTTATTtacgttaatttttttaattaataattgtaaattaatttATAACTATAATTATCACTTTTTTTTGCTATATTTTCTGCATAGagttttattcaaataataactttattttaaaattaacataactttttttaactaataattctaaataaagttataatttttttaaaaattaattttgtaatatgatggaaaataaaagaaattctcATTGGTTGAAAAgtttttttaaacattatatatatatactaggaATATAGTCCCGCTATACATGGCTTgtctttttaattatatttattaataactaaaattataaagtaaatgtttaatatatcaatttttttatattttaagatttttatttttttaattataagaaattttgcattttataatttaagaatttagatTTATTGGTAGAATACTGTACCCTTACTTTTATTTACCAAGTCTGTATTAGCTTATTCGATTTtattaaatctaaaataatatttaatatatattttttaaaatatttgttaaattttattaagtaatcaAATATTAAGAATACAATTTAACAATATATGTTTTAACTGCAATATtgtaaatttcttttcaaaagtAATGtgagaataaaaaacaaaattaaaaaattctcacagttaaaatataagttaatgtaattaactaattaatacttaaaaaagttaaaaagcaTTAATACTCATAATTAAGATTTTAACATTGTCTATATGTTTATTAATTCTGACCGATTGTGATTAAGTAATTCTAATTATTAGAATTTTCAAATTATTGAGAAATTTTTAGTCTGCTGCTTTGGCACGAAGTTTTGTCTGTCATTTTGACACATTTTGATTAGGGTTCGTAGCAAATTTGAATCTCGTTGACGAGAGGAGGAGGCATTTCAAGAGgaggaaaatgagttagaagaaGACTACAAGTTCTGTTTGGTTGGAAGTTGCTTGACAGATAGTGTAATGCATTTCCCTTCATTGAGGAATACAATGGCTGATTTATGGCACCCTATTGGTGGTATCTCCATCACAGATCTGGGTAAGAAGCGTGTTTTGTTTCAGTTTTTCTATAAAGTTGACATGAATCGGGTTTTGGAGAGGACATCGTGGTCTTTTAATAATCATTTACTGTTGATGCATAAGATCCAACTAGGGAAAGATTCGAGTATGTTGCCATTGATATATGCGGAGTTTTGGGTGCAGATACACGGTTTGCCTCTAGGTCTAATGTCAGAAGCAATGCGCAATAGTTTGGTTCTTTTTTAGGGAGTTTCCTTGTTTATGATACGAAGATTTTAGCTTCGGTTGTAAAAAGGTATATGAGGATTAAAGTTTGACAGGATGTCCGGCTTCCGTTAAAGCGTAAAAAGAAGATTGTGTTGGGGACTAGTAGAACGATATATGCCAGATTTCAGTATGAAAAGCTCAACCTATTTTGTTTCCTTTGTGGTAAGTTGGACATAGGGAGAACTTTTGTCCAATAAGGGTGAGGGTGGATCCGACTAAGATCATATTTGGATGGGATATCTCATTGCATGCTCCGATGAGAAGAGGATCGTCGATGATTACGAGTGTTGGATGGAACGATAAGCCAGAGTTTGGATAAGGATAGAGGTGTGAACGAGCGTGATTTTGGGATAATGTGAAGAATTTTTATCCTAATCCTAATCCTAATCCTAATCTAATCACAATCTGATAGGGTCCACAAAATTCTAATCGATTAAGGCTAATGAAGGAGTATCTAAATGGGAGTATGAGTCTAATGTTAAAGGGCTTAATGACTTCAAGCATATGGAATTAGTCTCAGATGGTGAAGATAGTCCTATTCAGtttggtgatgaaaaaaaaagacaacGAACGTTTCGAGCGAGTTCTACTGATTTGATCAATGGTGACACAGGGGTGACAAGGGAAGGTCAAGATAGATTGACTAGCTCTGCAATGCAAGGCAATCAGACGCAATAAAAACCTTAAGTTGGATTGTCCGTGGACTAGGGAAACCATAAACAGTAAATCGTCTCAGGAATAAGCTGAGAGAAATTTGTCCCCAAATTGTGTTTCTTATGGAAACAAAAGTCAGTGTAAGAAGGATGGAAAGAATTAGAAGAAAGTGTGGATTTCCTAACAGAATTGACGTAGGAGAAATGGGTTTTAGATGAGGATTATCGTTGGGTTGGCAACAAAATTATGTGGTTAGTTTGCAAAGCTATTTACAATACCATATTGATGTTGTAATACATGATGATCATGAGGGTTTACTATGACCTTTTACTGGTTTTTACGGGCATTCTAAGGAATGGCTAAGGGATAATTTATGGGATTTACTTCATCAGTTGGGTCAGGATCAAACAGTTATGTGGTTGACAGTTGGGGATTTTAATAAGATAGCATATTCTTTTGAAAAGAAGGATGGATGATTGCGAGTGGAGAGGAATATAGAGGCATTTGTATTTGCTCTACAAGATTATAAACTAAGTGATTGGGGTTTATAGGACATTGGTTCACATTGGAGAGAGACAGATTAGCATCAAACAACATTCGGGAAAGGCTTGATAGGGGAGTAGTGAATATAGCCTGGTGGAATAATTTTCTTAACTATTATGTTGCTCATTGGACATATTACTTTCTAATAACTGTCCAATAATAGTAGATACGAAAGGGCGAATGAGTATTCGGTGGAGAAGGGGTCGACATAATTTCTGCTTTAATGGTAATTAGTGTTTGGAAAGGTCTTGTGAAGAAGAAATCTGTCAATTTTGGTCATCATCTTTAGATGGTTTGCTTTAAAGTTATAAGGGTTGGGGAAAAAGTTGCGACTATGGAGTCATGCAATTAAAAGAGATAGAGATGTCAGTAATAAAAAGGTTAGAGCTCAGAATGAATGAGCTTTATGAAAAAGATCCAAATGATAACATTCTCGTTGAATTGTCAGAGATTCAACTTGGGATAAATTTAGAAGCGGATAAAGAGAAATTGTTTTGGGAACAGAGAGCTCGTGTAAATTGGCTTAcaaatggtgataaaaacaatACTTTCTTTCATAAGGTTGTATCTGGTCGAAAAAAGTGCAATAAGATTGTCAGTATTGAGAATGGTGAGGGGCGTTGGGTATTTGAGGAAGAAAAGGTTATGGAAATTTCCTCAATCTATTTCATAGAGCGATTCACGACCTCCCTTGTAGGGTATGCTTCGTGGATTTATGCTAATGTTCAACGAAAGATTTCACCGGATATCAATGAGGAGTTGTTGCTACCTTTCAGGTTAGAGGAAATATGGGTTGCTGTCAGGTCTATGGTTTCTATTAAAGCATTAGGTATTGATGGTTTCCCTActcttttctataaaaaaaatatttgcatATTATAGGCAATGATGTTACAAAATATTGTCTAGTTGTACTTAGTGGTGAGGTTGCTATTGATGAAATAAATAAGACTCATATTGTCTTGATTTCGAAGGGTCTGGTCCTAGAAGCATGACACAATTTAGACCAATTAGTTTGTGCAATATTTTGTATAAAATCATTACAAAAGTAAGTGGGCAGAATGAATGGTATGTTGAAATGTTGTGTTGACGAGGTTCAAGAAGCTTTTATACCTGGAAGgcaaatatcaaataatatcttAGTTGCGTATAAAATTTTGCATTCCCTTAAAATGAAAAGATTAGGTAAGCTAGGTAATTTTGTGCTTAAGCTCGACATGAGCAAAGTATATGATAGGATGAAATGAGATTTTTTAGCAGGGATGATGTTATGGTTGGGATTTCATGATAATTGGGTGACATTGGTTATGAGGTGTGTTACCTTTGTTTCCTATACGGTTGGTCTCAATGAAGGCACTAGTGACAGGTTTTTACCCTTGAGAGGTTTGAGGCAAGATGACCTACTTAGTCCCTATTTGTTTTTGCTATATGCCAAAGGTTTTTCTACTATTCTCAATGAGGCAAAAACAATTGGGTTAATAAGCGGAACTCGAATTGGAAGTGAGAGGTTAGCAATCAACCATTTGTTTTTTACAGGCGGCTATATTTTATTTAGAGATGCTTCAAGAGAAGGTGTTGAGAATTTTCCTAAAGTAGTTTTGGAGTATAAGAATGCTTCAGGGCAAAAGGTAAACTACGATAAATCCCTTATTTATTTTAGGGCTAATGTTGGGTCTGTTGAGTGGGATATTGTAGGTAGCATTCTGGGAATTCGGGTTTCAACAAACCCAGAGAAGTATTTGAGACTACCCATGATGGTGGGTAGGAGTAAGAAGTAAGCCTTTATGCACTATTTGGATCGGTTTAGTAAGAATTAAAGGCTGGAGTACGAGATTTTTGTTAATAGTGGGAAGAAGAtttttattaaggttgtattacaAGTTATACTTGTTTACGCAATGCAATGCTTTCTTTTACCAAAGGTGTTATGTAGCAAGTTAGAAAGTGTTCTTAACATATTTTGGTGGAAGAATAATAAGTCTTGTAGAGGTATACATTGGACTACATGACATtcgctgtaacaccccttacccgtatccaaggccggaacagagtacgaggctttaccagacttaacaatacacatagacgaaaaccgggccataaaatttcatttaattcaaaacttttcgaacacatgcataacaaacaaagctaactatatcattacatcaaaacataggacatggcacgattaattaaacttataaaccataatggataaggaccacatctcatgatcatatacgataactcaatgcaaactgatacgtatggtcaaaatcataataaaaatacatatcacaaaccaatttcttatacatgccactcacttgatatttctaatatttgaattaattctcccaaaaatgatagtttgatagtgtgattttgcctccgacaatctccaaccccgagccaacctgccaatactaaagaaatggagaggatgagtaagctttatgcttagtaagttcatatgaaaataataagcaattactactacgcttttcaagataaaacactataattgtacaattacacatgttcaggttaagctgtgttatcgagttacagttactaaatcattcatatctgaagctaaaaaactccaaatttagtttcgttaattttccttgaaactagattcatatatatttcttccataaaattttcataatttttggtttagccaattagtacagtttattcattaaagtttcc
The Gossypium hirsutum isolate 1008001.06 chromosome A07, Gossypium_hirsutum_v2.1, whole genome shotgun sequence genome window above contains:
- the LOC107942399 gene encoding transcription factor LUX codes for the protein MGQEVKMSDFEANGGDDEEATANAITTIVDDDDDDVEERVIEWEMGLPNCDDLTPLSQSLIPPELASAFSISPEPRRTVVDVNRASRSTLSSLRSTGAHSSTTNNNNSNSNFRDTIVVEAEGYGSGSGSGSDPKKMRKMDIAEEADSAVRTTENSDDPSGRTLKRPRLVWTPQLHKRFVDVVAHLGIKSAFPKTIMQLMNVEGLTRENVASHLQKYRLYLKRMQGLSNEGPSASDQLFASTPVPQSLHETGSGGGGGGGSGGGGANGNGNGHLGMAIPMSYGAPMMPVPMPMYGHVGMHQGLYHQQRQYHHQNGYEANSYGMMQQRDWSDGNRYGSQ